From Coffea arabica cultivar ET-39 chromosome 2e, Coffea Arabica ET-39 HiFi, whole genome shotgun sequence, the proteins below share one genomic window:
- the LOC113729664 gene encoding BON1-associated protein 2, whose amino-acid sequence MGSSNDLRVLEITVISGEDLSINRKQPVKKNAFVTIKTDSFKEQTTKMDKDGGGYPAWDEKFVMDMPMHARYFTAEVRFKTAAGSRIVGTAVIPASDFLGDYVPENYLHFLSYRLWDSHGERNGILNLSVRVKSSSSVKNAYGGGCSSHSAGCSRPWSRIAVGGQQVSNGEAVVTGIPVWS is encoded by the coding sequence ATGGGGAGCTCAAATGATTTGCGGGTTTTGGAGATTACGGTGATTTCTGGGGAGGATCTAAGTATAAATCGAAAACAACCAGTCAAGAAAAACGCCTTCGTGACCATCAAAACCGACTCGTTTAAGGAGCAAACGACAAAGATGGATAAAGATGGAGGCGGCTATCCTGCATGGGATGAGAAGTTCGTGATGGACATGCCCATGCATGCACGTTATTTCACGGCGGAAGTTCGATTCAAGACTGCTGCCGGAAGCAGAATTGTTGGGACGGCAGTGATTCCGGCTTCTGATTTCTTGGGAGACTATGTTCCCGAGAATTATCTGCACTTTTTGAGTTACAGGTTGTGGGATTCTCACGGTGAAAGGAATGGGATTCTTAATCTTTCCGTTAGGGTTAAGAGTTCGTCGAGTGTCAAGAATGCGTATGGCGGCGGTTGCAGCAGCCACTCCGCTGGTTGCTCGCGTCCGTGGTCTAGGATTGCCGTGGGTGGTCAGCAGGTTTCCAACGGCGAAGCAGTCGTAACTGGTATTCCAGTTTGGTCATAG
- the LOC113729665 gene encoding BON1-associated protein 2-like → MGGSNDLRVLEITVISGEDLRINRKQPVKKNAFVTIKTDSFKEQTTKMDKDGGGYPAWDEKFVMDMPMHARYFTAEVRCKTAAGSRIVGTTVIPASDFLGDYVPENYLHFLSYRLWDSHGERNGILNLSVRVKSSSSVKNAYGGGGSSHSAGCSRPWSRIAVGGQQVSNGEGVVTGIPVWS, encoded by the coding sequence ATGGGGGGCTCAAATGATTTGAGGGTTTTGGAGATTACGGTGATTTCTGGGGAGGATCTACGTATAAATCGAAAACAACCAGTCAAGAAAAACGCCTTTGTGACCATCAAAACCGACTCGTTTAAGGAGCAAACGACGAAGATGGATAAAGATGGAGGCGGCTATCCTGCATGGGATGAGAAGTTCGTGATGGACATGCCCATGCATGCACGTTATTTCACGGCGGAAGTTCGATGCAAGACTGCTGCCGGAAGCAGAATTGTTGGGACGACAGTGATTCCGGCTTCTGATTTCTTGGGAGACTATGTTCCCGAGAATTATCTGCACTTTTTGAGTTACAGGTTGTGGGATTCTCACGGTGAAAGGAATGGGATTCTTAATCTTTCCGTTAGGGTTAAGAGTTCGTCGAGTGTCAAGAATGCGTATGGCGGCGGTGGCAGCAGCCACTCCGCTGGTTGCTCGCGTCCCTGGTCTAGGATTGCCGTGGGTGGTCAGCAGGTTTCCAACGGCGAAGGAGTCGTAACTGGTATTCCAGTTTGGTCATAG